Part of the Paludisphaera borealis genome, CTGGGGTTTTCGCTCCCGCACCTGATGGCCGCGAGGGCGGCCGGGGCGGTTAAACCGGGGCACGACGACCGGTCGTGCATCATGATCTTCAACCTCGGCGCACCGAGCAACATGGACCTCTGGGACATGAAGCCGGACGCTCCGGCCGAGATCCGAGGGCCGTTCAAGCCGGTCCAGACCACGATTCCGGGCTACCAGTTCTCGGAGATCCTGCCCGGCCACGCCCGGCTCGCCGACAAGATCTCGCTGGTCCGGTCGGTGCACCACGGCGGGGCCGCGGTCCACGACGCCGGCTGGCAGATGATGCAGACCGGGCGGCTGTTCACCGGGGGCGTCAACACACCGCACGTCGGGGCCGTCGTGAGCTATCTCCAGGGCCGGAAGACCGACCTTCCCCCGTTCGCCGTCCTGCCCGAGCTGATGGGCCGAGGCGGCGGCAACATGCCCAACGGGCAGGCCGGCGGATTCCTCGGCAAGGCCCACGATCCGTTCGAGTTGCACGCCGACCCGTCGAAACCGGGTTTCCGTGTGCCCGACCTTCTGCCTCCCCAGGAGATCGGGACGGTCCGACTCGACCGTCGCCGGAAGATCCGCGACCTCGTGGACAACGCCGTCGACCTGTTCGAGTCGAGCGAAAGCGCGGCGATCCTGGACGACAACTTCCAGTCGGCGTTCCGCTTGATGACCAGCACCCAGGCGCGCGAAGCGTTCGATCTGTCGCAAGAGCCCCAACAGGTCCGCGATCGGTACGGCATGACCCGGTTCGGCCAGAGCTGCCTGCTCGCCCGCCGGCTGATCGAGAACGGCGTCCGGTTCGTGACGATCAACACGTTCCTGACCGTGTTCGACGAGATCACCTGGGACATCCACGGCTCTAAGCCGTTCACGTCGATCGAAGGCATGCGCGACATTGTTTGCCCACTGTACGACCAGGGGTACAGCGCGTTGATCGAGGATCTTGACCAGCGCGGGCTGCTCGACGCGACGTTGGTCTGCAACCTGGCCGAGTTCGGCCGAACGCCCCGCGTGAACCCCGCCGGCGGACGCGACCACTGGCCCCAGTGCTTCACCGTGGGCTTCGCAGGCGGCGGGGTCAAGGGGGGGCGGATTGTGGGGGCGAGCGACCCGATCGGCGCGGTGCCCGCGGACCGGCCCGTCGAGCCGCCCGACGTCGCGGCGACGATCTTCCACAGCCTCGGTCTGAACCTCGAAACTCAGCTCCCCGGCCCGGCCGGTCGACCGTTCCCGATCGTGGACTTCGGCCATCGCGAGATCCGAGAGCTGTTCTGATCCCCCACCGTCGATGAGGTGACGCGCATGTGGAACGTCTGGATCTGGTCGTACTCGATCGCCGTTCTGATCGCCTTCCAAGGCGGCGCCCGGGCGGGAGCTGACGGCCTCGTCCTGCTCCCCTCCGAGGTCGCGCTCGGGACGTCGGAAAGCGCGCAGTCGATGCTCCTCCAGGAGACGGTCAACGGTGAAGTCGCTCGGCGCTTGACCGACGGAATCGAATGGTCGTCGAGCAACCCAAAGGTCGCCACCGTGACGGACGGCCTGGTGAAGCCGGCAGGCGACGGAGAGGCCGTCGTGTCGGCCAAGGCCGGCGATCGATCCGCCTCGGCCAAAATCGTCGTGTCCGGCATGGGCCGGCCGATCGAGCGGAGCTTTCGCAACCAGGTCGAGCCGATCTTCGCCAAGATGGGCTGCAACACCGGCGCGTGTCACGGGGCCCTCGCCGGCAAGGGGGGCTTCCGGCTCTCGCTCAACGGCTTCGACCCGGCGTCCGACTGCTTCAATATCGTCAAGCTCGATCGCGGGCGACGGGTCGAACTCTCCGATCCCGGCCGCAGCCTCGTTCTCGCGAAGCCGTCCGGGGCCATCCCTCACAAGGGGGGGCTCCGATTCTCGACCGACACGCGGGAATACCGGATCATCGCCGACTGGATCGCCTCCGGTGCCGTCCCCCCGGCCGACTCCGACCCCCGCGTCGAGGCGTTGGAGGTCTTGCCCGGCAGCTCGATCCACCGGGTTGGCGAGTCGCAACCGATCCTCGTCCGCGCCCGCTCCAGCGACGGCCGGTCTGAAGACGTCACCCGCTGGGTGAAATGGTCGTCGGCCGATGAGTCGGTCTGCCGGGTCGACGATCAGGGGATCGCATCCGTCGTCGGACCGGGCGAGGGGGCCGTGATCGCCTGGTATGCGAGCAAGATCGCCATCGCCCGCATCACGGTTCCCTATGGCGACGGAACGCCCGCCGTCAAGGAAGGCATCGTCGTCGATGTTCGTAAGCCGCGCAATTTCATCGACGAGCTGATCGACAAGCAGCTCGCCCGGCTGAATCTGCCCGCCGCGCCGGCCTGCGACGACGCCGAGTTCGTCCGCCGCGCCTGGATCGACACGGTCGGCCGGCCGCCGACCACCGACGAAGTCCGCGAGTTCCTGGCGAAGACCGCGCCGGACAAGCGAGACGCGCTGATCGACGAGTTGCTCGCCAGACCGGAGTTCGCCGATTACTGGACCTACAAGTGGTCCGACGTGCTGACGCTCACGAGCACGCGACTGCTCCCGCCGTCGGTCAAATCGTATTACACTTGGCTCCACAAGCATGTGGCGGCCAATACGCCCTGGGACAAGCTGGTCCGCGAGATCCTGGTCGCGACCGGCGAGAGCCTCGAGAACGGGGCCACTAACTTCTACGGCCTCAGCCAATCGCCCGAGGAGATGACCGAGAACGCCAGCCAGGCGTTTTTGGGCCTGTCCATCGGCTGCGCCAAATGCCACAACCACCCGCTCGAAAAATGGACCAACGACCAGTATTACGCGATGGCCAACCTGTTCGCGCGAGTGAAGGCCAAGGGCTGGGGCGGCGACGCCGGCGCGGGCGACGGCAAGCGGACGCTCTACGTCGCGCAGTCCGGCGACCTGATCCAGCCGAGGACCGGCAAGCCGCAGCCGCCGACGCCGCTCGACGGCCGGCCGCTGGCGATGGACGATCCCTCGGATCGCCGGGCGAGCCTGGCCGACTGGCTGACCGCTCCCGACAACCCCTACTTCGCCCGGGCGATCACCAATCGCGTCTGGGCCAATTTCTTCGGCGTCGGCCTGGTCGAGAAGGTGGATGACGTCCGGCTCTCGAACCCCGCGAGCAACGAGGCGTTGCTCAAAGCGGCGGCCGACGACCTGGTCAAGAACAAGTTCGACCTCAAGACCCTGATGAAGTCGATCCTCCGGTCAAACGCCTACCAGAGATCGAGCCGTCCTCTGCCAGGCAACAAAGGCGATCATCGCTTCTATTCACGGTACTACCCGCGCCGGATGATGGCCGAAGTCCTCCACGACGCCATCGTGCAGGTCACCCAGGTCCCGACGAAATTTGAGAACATCCTCGTTCCCGGCGGGTCCAAGCAGAAGACCGATTTCTATCCGCCGGGCACCCGGGCGATCCAGCTCTACGACGCCTCGGTCGACAATTACTTCCTGCAATCGTTCGGCCGAAACCCGCGCCGGATCGTCTGCGAATGCGACCGCTCGGCCGAGCCTTCGATCGTCCAGGTTCTCCACCTCACGAACGGCGACACCCTGAATGAGAAGCTGAGCGCGAAGGGCAACCGGGTCGAAAGGTTGCTCAGCCTGCGGAAGCAGGGGATGTCCGAGGCTGCGATCGTCGACGAGATCTACCTGGCTTGCCTGAGCCGCTATCCGACCGGCGCGGAGCGCAGCCGGTTAGTCGCGATGCTCCCCCCGCCCGGCGACCCGGACGAGCGGCCCGTCGTCGAAGACGTTCTCTGGGGCCTGCTGAGCAGCCGGGAATTCCTGTTCAACCACTAACGAGGTTTGCTGTTGCGACGCAGACAGATGTGGCCGACGTCACTTCTCTCCTTGCGGGAGAAGGCATGCTCGCGGCAGCCGATTCTGATAGCCCCATGCAAGTCCGGTTGAATCCCCTACTCAGACTCTCAGGACGCCTTCTCATGTTGCGATCCCTGGTCGTGGCCACTCTCCTGACGGCGACTCCGACCCGGGCGGCCGATGATTCGCCGGCCGTCGACTATGCGTCCCAGGTCGCGCCGATTCTTCAGAAGTATTGCGCGGGCTGCCACAACGACGAGGAGCGCGAGGGGGAGTTCTCTTTGGAGTCCTTCGCGTCGTTGCAGAAAGGAACCGAGCACGGCCCGGCGTTCAAGGCCGGCGACGCGGCGTCGAGCCGGATGATCCGCGTGCTGACCGGGGCCGCGAAGCCGATCATGCCGCCGAAAGGCGAGCCCAAGCCGGGCGACCCGGAGATTGCAACGCTCAAGGCCTGGATCAACGCGGGCGCGCCGGCGCCGAAAGGTGACCCGGCCGACCGCCCGGCCCTGGTCGTCCCCAAGATCGCTTCGCGAGCGAAGGCCCGGCCGGTCACGGCGGTCGCCTCCACGCGCGACGGCAAGTGGCTGGCGGTCGCGCGCTTCGGCAGGGTCGAACTGCACGCGGCCTCGGGCGACGGCCCCACTCCGGACGACAAACCCAAACGCGTGCTGAACGACTTCCCCGGCAAGGTCACCGCCGTCCATTTTTCGAGCGACGGCGCCCGCCTGGCGACCGCCTCGGGGGTCGTCGGCCTCGAAGGCGAGGCGGCTCTCTGGAATCCCGAGGACGGCTCGCTGATCAGCCGATTCCGGGGCCATCGCGATCTCCTCTTCGACGCCGAGCTTTCCCCCGACGGCAAGGTTCTGGCCACGGCCGGATACGACCGGACGATCCGACTCTGGGATGTGGATACCGGCAAGTCGCTACGGACCCTCGAAGGCCACAACGGGGCCGTCTACAAGGTGTCGTTCAGCCCCGACGGTCGGTTTCTGGCGACCTCGAGCGCGGACGACACCTGCAAGGTCTGGCGGATCGAGGACGGCCTGCGGCTGGACACGCTCCCGCAGCCGCTCAAGGAGGAATACGCCTGCGCCTTCAGCCCGGACGGCCGCGCGATCGTCGCCGGGGGGGCTGACAACACGATCCGCGTCTGGGATTTCGTGTCGACCGACCGGCCGAGGATCAATCCGATGGTCCTGGCTCGGTTCGCCCACGAGGGGCCGATCGTCCAGCTTGCGTTCACTCCGGACGGCTCGCGACTCGTCACCACCGCCGAGGACCGGACCATCAAGGTCTGGGACGCCGCCGATTACTCGGAACTTCAGCTCTGGGAGAATCAGCCGGACGTCGCAACAGCTCTCGCGGTCGCCGGCGACGGCAAGTCGTTCTGGGTCGGCCGGATGGACGGAACGTCGTCGCGTTATCCGCTGCCGGCCGCTCGTGAGCGAAAGAACGACGCTCGGGTTGTGAAAGACGCCTCGGCCGCGCCCGTTCGCGACGTAGTCGAGGCCAAGCGGGTCGCGGAGCACGAGCCCAACAACGCCGTCGAGCAGGCGAACGAGTTGGAGCTTCCCGCGATCGCCGCCGGGACCATCGGCGGGGGCAAGGACGGCTGGGCCGACATCGACCTCTATCGTTTCTTGGCGAAGGCCGGAGAGCCCCTGGTTCTGGAAGTCGAGGCGGCGCGAACCGGCTCGAAGCTCGACTCGTTCGTCGAGGTTCTCGACGCTAAAGGCAAGCGCATCGAGCGCGTCCGACTTCAGGCGGTCCGCGAATCGTACTTCACGTTCCGGGGCAAGGACGACGGCACGGTCAACGATTTCCGCCTCTTCAGCCAGGACGAGATGCATTTGAATGAGTATCTCTTCACCAACGGCGAAGTCGTGAAGCTCTGGCTCTATCCGAGGGGTCCGGATTCCGGATTCGGCGTTTATCCCGGCCAGGGGAATCGGTGGGGCTACTTCGACACCACCCCACTCGCCCACGCCCTCGGCGAGCCGTGCTACGTGGTCCAGGCGCATCCGCCCGGCACTGAACTGGTCCCCAACGGACTGCCGGTCTTTCCCTTGTACTATGAGAACGACGACGAGTCGCATCGCGAACTCGGCAAGGACTCGAAGCTCTATTTCAACGCCCCGGCCGACGGCTCGTACCTGGCGAGAATCCGGGACGTCCGGGGCCTGGATGGAGCCGACCTCCGGTACACGCTGACGATCCGTCCGAGTCGCCCCGACTTCCGGGTCGAGTTCACTCCGCTGAAGACCGCGATCGAAGCGGGCGGGGCCCAGGAATTCCGGGTCAAGGCGCAGCGGATCGACGGCTTCGAAGGTCCGATCCGCATCGATGTCGACGGCCTTCCGCCGGGCTTCTCCGTCACGACGCCGCTGGTGATCGAGGAGGGCCAGGTCGAGGCCTTGGGCGTTGTCTCCGCGAAGGTCGACGCCAAGGCGCCCTCACCCGACCAGGCCAAGGCGGGCAAGGTCACGGCGTCGGCCGTGATCGGCGGTCGCGAGTTGAGCCACCCGGTCGGCGCCCTCGGTGAAGTCAAACTGGCCGACAAGCCCCAGTTGACCCTCGCGATCCGGCCGGCCGAGGGGGGCGCGAAGCCGGTCCGCGACTCGGCCGACGGGCCGCTGGAGTTCGAGATCCATCCCGGCCAGACGATCGAGCTCAAGGTCGTGCTGGAGCGGAACGGACATGCCGGGCCGGTTTCCCTGGGCAACGAAGGGGCGGGCCGCAACCTGCCTCACGGGGTCTACGTCGACAACATCGGACTCAACGGCCTGCTGATCACCGAGAAGCAGAACGAGCGCACCTTCTTCGTCACGGCCGACCAATCCGTCCCCCATCAAACCCGCTCGTTCCACTTGACCACCGCCGCGGCGGGAGGTCAGGCCAGCCACCCCGTAGTCCTCCACGTGCGCTGACCGCCCCCCTGCTCCGCCTCCTTTCCAGAGCATAGGAAAATACGCATGTCCGTTCGAATCGCCGAGCTTCACGACGTTCACGATGCGGCGAGCGTGATCCACGAGCATCTCTCGCCCGCGCCGCTTGTTCGTTCGTATGCTCTCGAACGGGAACTCGGCTTGCCGGCCGGTCGCAGGGTCTGGATCAAGGACTACGGCTGGACGCCGGTGGGCTCGTTCAAGGTGCTGGGCGCTCTGAACTGGGTCGCTCGAAACCTGGCTCGCATCGGCGACAGACCGATCGCGGCCCATTCCTCCGGGAACTTCGCATCGGGGATCGCCTTCGCCGGAATGACGTACGGCAAGCGCGTGATCGTCGTCATGCCCGAGTCCGCGCCCCAGGTGAAGTTCGCCCTGACCCGTTCCTTCGGCGCGGACGTCCGCACGTACGACATCGCCCGCGATCACGAGACCGGCGAGCGCGATCGATTGACGCGCGAGATCGCTGAACAGGAGAACGCCATCCAGGCCTCCCCCTACGACGACGCCGACGTGATCGCCGGCAACGGCGTGGGAGGATTGGAGATCGTCGAGGAGTTGAAGCGACAGGGCCGGGGCGTCTCTCACTTCTTCTGCCAGGTCAGCGGCGGCGGCCTGATGGCCGGACACGCCCTGGCGATCGCGTCGGGCTTTCCCCAGGCCGAGATCATCGGCGTCGAACCCGAGGGCGCGGACGACTTCCGACGCTCGCTGGTCTCCGGCGCCCGCACGCGACTCGAACACCCCACCAGCATCTGCGACGGCCTGCTCTCCTACGACGTCGGCGAGCACAACTTGCCCATCCTGCTGCAGTACGTGAGAACCGCCGTCGCGATCCCGGACCACTCCACGCGGCAAGCCATGAAATGGCTCGACACCGCCCACGGATTGCGGACGGAACCCTCGGGAGCCATCACCACCGCAGCCCTCCTCGCCCACCGCGCCAGCCTCGACGGCGAGGGCGACGTCGTCGTCGTCCTCAGCGGTCGCAACGTCGACGGCCTGCGGTTCCGTGAGTGGACCGCCGACCTTTAGGGGCTGTCCACGAACAAAGTCCAATCGTCGAGTCGAAGAAACTCACTACGGCGGGCTCGGAGAATTCAAGAGAGGGACTGACGCAACGGATTGACCTTGCCGAGTCCTTCTCGATTCCTCTCCTCAACCGCGCCTTATTCTCCGTGGTGAACCTGAATTCCTTCGACCCCTCGTTTCGACTCCACACTTTATGTTGAAAGTTCTCCGTAGACGCCCCCGCCCTGGCGTTCCCCTTGAGATGCGAGACGGTCCGTCGCCGCCGAAGGATCACGCGCGGGGGAACCATTCGGGAAGTATTGCATTTAAACGCTTTTTTAAAACCTCCGCCGTGGTATGATACATGAAAGGCGCCATGCCCGAGGTCCATGTTCGTCGTTCGCGGGTTTACATGTAAGCGATTGATGTAAATGGAACGGCCTCCAAAGCTCGGATCGACCGTGGCTCGCAGATCATCGACCGCGACGGAGCTGGAGCGATGCCGACGATCCTCGCATGCACTTGCGGCAGTTCGGTGTCGGTCCAATCGCCTTCCAGAGCTGGGAAAGTGCGATACTCGACCTGCGGGAAGATTCTGATTTTTCCGAATCCGCACGCATCCGATCTCAATCGCCGTAGGTCTGCGTCTCCCACGGTTCCTCCCCCGTTGCCGGTTCCTGGTCGAATGCCTCCTCCCGTGGCAGGCACACACTTCGCTCGACGCTTCTCTCGAATTCCCTTGCTTGAGCTTCTGGTCAGGGTTGCGGGGGGGAGCAAGGGATCGTCGACGGCGAGCCGGGCGACGATCATCGGGCTTGGGTCGCTGGAGGTTGCATTTCCTCCGCCGCGAGGCGGGAGAATCGCCCAACTGGATCCCAACTCGGGGCCGCCCGAGCCGGACCGGGCGACGGCACGCGCCGCCGAGGCGCCTGCATTGAGCACCCGCGAGATCGTTGCTCGATCCGAGGCTTCCGTGGCCTTGATTCGAGGTCGGGACGGCATGGGGACCGGCTTCCTCGCTCGACGAAGAATTCTGATCACGAATGCACACGTCATTCGGGGCGAATTGATAGGATCGCTCGAAATCCACTTCCCGGGAGCCGACGATGGGCTCAAGGGGCTGCTCGCCGCCCGCTTGCTCGACCTCGACGAGGACTCCCCACGCGACCTCGCCATCCTTGAGGTCGCGACCGACCTGCCGCCTCTGCCGCTGGCGGAAGCCTATGCCTTTCGCAAAGGTGAAGACATAACGGTCATCGGCAATCCAGGGCTGGGTGCAACGGTCACGTTCGAGAACGCGCTGACCCATGGCGTCCTGAGCACGCAGACGAAACTGGGTGACCAGCGCTTCTACCAGCTCGGGGCCGCGATCAATCCAGGAAAACTCGGGAGGGCCGGCGATCGATTCGCACGACTCGGTGATCGGGATCGTCACGGCGACCGCCCGAAAGGAACAAGCGATCAGGTTCTGCGTTCCGATCGACGTCGCCATCAACATGCTGACGTAAATGGATCGGATCGACCAGGACGCGCGGACCGGGATCGAGAGAAAGCACAACGTCGAGCCTTGCTCGTCGCCTCCACGCCGTGGGCTCCGGCTATATCGCGGTGCTGGATATTTATGCATCGGGCATCGAGGCCACGGCCGCCCGGGGAGATTCCGCGCAGTCGGCGCTGAACGAGGCCGTGGAGATGATCGCCCGCGCTTCCGCCCGTCCCGACTTTTCCGTGCCGCGCGAAGTCGAGGACGAACTCGAAAAACCTGGATCTCGCGCGGCCGCGTCGCCGCTTGCTGGAGGAACTCCGGGCCGTCGCCCTTGAACTCAAGGAACTCGTGCAGTCGCCTCAAGGGACGGCCGTCCCCCTCCGAAGGTCGATCGCGGACCTCAAGAAACGTTTTGTCCTGTGCGCCCGCCTGCTCGAAGATGACCTGGCCGTCGAATTCTCCGAGTAAATCCGACCGATTCGTCGATCCTGTTCACGTCGCACGAAGTTCGAAAGGGAGTGCCATGGCGGCCGATTGGTTTTATCAGCATGAGAACTCGGTCGTCGGTCCGTTGTCGGCCAAAGAGCTGAAGTGGCTCGCGACTCAGGGCTCGCTCAGAGTCGGCACGCTCATTCGTCGGGGCGCATCGGGAGATTGGTTCGCCGCCGAAAGACTCGCCGCGGTGCTCGAAGTCAACCCGGTATACGAGGTCGTCGAGCCCGAGCCGACTCACGCGAACGAGTGGCACTTCACGAGGGATGGACGCAAGCTTGGACCGGTTTCGTTCTTGGTCCTTGCGGGTCTGTCGAAAACAGGCAGGCTCAAAGTAACTGACCCGGTTTGGACGGCCGAGCTGGCCGAATGGACACCGGCTGGCTGCGTGAAGGGCCTGTTTGAAACGCCCACACCCGCAAGTGATCCTCCCGTGGCGGTTGGGGACGCCCCGATCCCTGAGGATCTCCCGGCGAGCCGAGTCCCATCGCGGCTGCTGCTTTTGACTGGGGTCGCCGCGATTGTACTGGTTGCTGTAACGGCGGAGCTTGCATTGAGGGGGCGATCAACGCAACGGGAGACGAAGCTGCGCAAGCGCCCCGTCGTTGAGCACAGAATCGTGACAAAGGCGGACGTCCGCGTCGATCCGCCCCCTATCCTCGCGATCAAGGAGGCTCCTTCAATCGCCGCTCGAATCGTCGGACCGGCAGCGCCGATGCGAGTACCCGCGATCCGCGACGCGCCCGGCCGGATCGCTCAGCCGGCTCCCGCGACGGCCCGGCGAGCGGCCGTCGCGGTCCTCCATGATCCCAACGTCACGGCCAAACCGCTTCCGCTCGGCGATCGTCCACGAATCGACCTCGCCGAGCGCGCTCACAGGCAGGCCGACGCCAGCCAGCATGCTACGGCTGCGTCGATCGACGCCGTTCTCGACCGTCCCGAGGAGTTTCTCGGCAGTCGCTTCATTCTGGAAGGTGTGTTCAAGGTCGGGACGCGAATCCTCAATCCCAAGGACAAGAACGGCTTCAAACTGGGTTCGACGATCACGATCGCCCGCGACGACGACCGGACCATCTCCACCCTGGAAGGAAAGGTTTTCGGCCACGATCTCCACATCATCCTTGAGGAGCAAGTGGCGAGGAACCTCCAGCAGCTCTTCGGGCGACTCAAGATGGCGGCGACTACGAAGCCGACGTACAAGACGATCCTCGGCGTTCGGATCGAAAACAGCCCCAAGGAGGTCGATGGCGAGCCCGCGCTGATCGTCATCGAGTCGCTCGAAATCCTGGGAAGTTGCGACTACTACCTCGTGGCGTCCCGAAGTTATGCCAATGCGTTCAAGGTCGCGCTCGTCGACGTCACGGGCGGGCGGATCGACCATGGAGACGGTGAGAAATGGGTGTCGCGGTTGGGGGGCGAAGAGAAGTTCGTCGGGCCCCTTCGTCGGAAGCTGCGCGATCTCCGGCGACGAGCCATCAACGATGCTCACGGCGCGGTCGTTGATGCGGTATTGCGAAGCGAGCTCGACCGCTGGTCGCGCATCTCCGCCGCAATCAATACGATCAACACGATTCAAGCCCGCAGGCTCACGGAAAACCACTGATTGAAAGCTCTTCGTCCGACTTGGCGAGGAAGCCGGTTTTCAGGCGATCAGAATCTCGGGCGAGGAGGCCCAACTAGAATTCCCAGGAAGACGAGCAAGAGCCAGCTCAGGCCGACGAGTCCCAGAACGAGCCCGGCGATCGCCATGCCCTTACCTTCCAGTGTTCCTCGCGACCGTGAAATTTGACTGAGCGCCACGCTTCCGAAGATCGTCGAGAGAAGGCTTCCCAGTCCGCACAGCCAGAGGATGCCCAGAACAAGGCTGGCGATCGCCAGTCCACTCGTTCTCGGCGTCGTGAATGGAGTTGGATAGTCGCCCGCCGCCTGGGAGAACGGCGCGGGAGAACCCGAATTCGAGCCACCCGGAAAGACCAGCCCGCCGACCTGGTTGGCGGACGCCCATTCCGGCATTCCGTTTTTCCAGACGAGCGTCCGCGGGGTGATCTCGCCCTGATTGGCCATCCGCTGAAGTTCGTGGAACGGCACCGGCCCTTCCTGACGTTCGCCACGCGCGAAGTACCAACCGGGAGCGTCGGCGGCCGACGCGAGCCCCGGCTCCGTCTCAACCAGCTCGATCGGCGCGTTGTGATGAGCCGTCGCGGCAGGTTGACCGTGAGACGCGGAGAAACGATCGGTGATCGCCGCGGCGCCTCCCCAGTTCTGACGGTCCGTGGAAACCTCGTGAAACCGAGTGAATTGGCCCCGTTTGCTCATCACTTCGAACTGCGTCAGCGTGAACGGCCCGAAGACGCGTCCCCGGGATCGGATGAACCAGCTTTGTTCCGCCATGGCCTCTTTGAGATTCCTTGTACTTCCGCGCCGGGGTTACGGACGGTTCATACCTTTGGAACGGCGTTCACGGTCACGAAGACGGGCCGCCCCTCGGCGCGGACGTCTAGCGATTCGGGTGCCACACTGACCTTGCCGCTGTTGATCTTTCCCAGCTTTTTCCAGGCCGTGCGAGGACTCCCCTCCGGAACGGCCACCCAGAGTTCTCCCTCGTTGGGCAGGACCGATCCCGATCGAAGCCCCCACGTCGAATCCTCCTGGGCGAGCCAGCCAACCGACCGATACGTGAGCGTGATGATTTGCTCGATGCGATGTTCCTGAACGCGCGCCTCGCGCAACATCTCGAGACTATCCGGCATCGATTCGACGACCCGTTCCGCGGTGAGGCGCAAGCGTCCCGCGTCCACGCTCTCGGGATCCATCCAAGGGACGTTCAGATCCACGTCCGATTGCTCCATTACGGCTTTCAACGGCGCCAGGGCCGCCTGGAGGGGCACGCTTCCTTGCATGGCGTATTCGGTCACCTTCTTCAAGAGCGTGAGCTTGAGAATGGGATCCATCTCGGCGTCCTTGCGGATCTCGGTCAGCAAGTCGAACATCACTTTGTCCCAGTCGGGGATCATCGCCGCCCGGCTGAAGATCGCTTTGTACCTGACGCCGATCTTGGTCTGCGGCGACACGGATGAATAGATGATGTTCGCCTTGACGATGGGCTTCGCCCGCTCGCGTCCGTCGAATCCGCTGATGTAGCGGAGGAGGTTGGAATCCTCGCTGGGCTGCTTGGTCAAGAAATAGCTTTTAGGCCGGGACGGCGGATTCTTGACCTTAACGACCCAGACGGAGTCGATCAGGATGTCGGAGAAGAGCTGCTTCAGCCGGTTCCTGGGATTGTCGACGCGGAGGTCGCGACGCGCCATCGCTTCGAGGTGAGCCTGGTATTCCGTGAGTCGGAGGGCCGACGGATCGTTCGGATTCTCCGCCAAGAACGTCTTGCAGGCCGCGGCGCGGGCGCTCAACTGCTCGCTGGTCGCGGTTGATTCCGGGACTTGCCAGCTCGCGAGCAGGCGATTCTCCTTCGTGATCGTCTGCCAGATCGCCCGTTCCGGCTCGACCTTGGCCATCGCGCGCGATCGCGGCGAATCGGGATAGTTCTTGATATATTTCTGGATCAGCTCGGTGTAAGCGTCGAGGTCTCGGGGCTCGTCGTCGGCCGAATAGGCGACGGCGCTCGTCATCTGTTCTTCGAGCCTGCGTCGTTGTTTACGGCCCTCTTGCTCAGCGCGCATCGCGTCCAGCTTCAGGCTGAGAACGCGGAATGCTTTCTGTTGCTCGTCGCCGACGTGGTCGATCTCCGTCCCCAAGCCCCGCAGTTCCGCTTGCGTCTGCACCAGCTCTTTGAGAGACGCGGAGGCTTCCTGACCGTCGGATTTGGCTTTCTCCAGCTTGAGCCGGATCACCTCGATGTTCGCACTCAGAGCAGACAGTCGCGGCGCCAGTTCAC contains:
- a CDS encoding threonine ammonia-lyase, with product MSVRIAELHDVHDAASVIHEHLSPAPLVRSYALERELGLPAGRRVWIKDYGWTPVGSFKVLGALNWVARNLARIGDRPIAAHSSGNFASGIAFAGMTYGKRVIVVMPESAPQVKFALTRSFGADVRTYDIARDHETGERDRLTREIAEQENAIQASPYDDADVIAGNGVGGLEIVEELKRQGRGVSHFFCQVSGGGLMAGHALAIASGFPQAEIIGVEPEGADDFRRSLVSGARTRLEHPTSICDGLLSYDVGEHNLPILLQYVRTAVAIPDHSTRQAMKWLDTAHGLRTEPSGAITTAALLAHRASLDGEGDVVVVLSGRNVDGLRFREWTADL
- a CDS encoding S1 family peptidase: MLELLVRVAGGSKGSSTASRATIIGLGSLEVAFPPPRGGRIAQLDPNSGPPEPDRATARAAEAPALSTREIVARSEASVALIRGRDGMGTGFLARRRILITNAHVIRGELIGSLEIHFPGADDGLKGLLAARLLDLDEDSPRDLAILEVATDLPPLPLAEAYAFRKGEDITVIGNPGLGATVTFENALTHGVLSTQTKLGDQRFYQLGAAINPGKLGRAGDRFARLGDRDRHGDRPKGTSDQVLRSDRRRHQHADVNGSDRPGRADRDREKAQRRALLVASTPWAPAISRCWIFMHRASRPRPPGEIPRSRR
- a CDS encoding GYF domain-containing protein — its product is MAEQSWFIRSRGRVFGPFTLTQFEVMSKRGQFTRFHEVSTDRQNWGGAAAITDRFSASHGQPAATAHHNAPIELVETEPGLASAADAPGWYFARGERQEGPVPFHELQRMANQGEITPRTLVWKNGMPEWASANQVGGLVFPGGSNSGSPAPFSQAAGDYPTPFTTPRTSGLAIASLVLGILWLCGLGSLLSTIFGSVALSQISRSRGTLEGKGMAIAGLVLGLVGLSWLLLVFLGILVGPPRPRF